A single genomic interval of Eleutherodactylus coqui strain aEleCoq1 chromosome 3, aEleCoq1.hap1, whole genome shotgun sequence harbors:
- the CHST13 gene encoding carbohydrate sulfotransferase 13 isoform X2, whose protein sequence is MRRELLASACKTYTRKRRVLTTDDLKHLIVDDTHGLLYCYVPKVACTNWKRVMMVLTGQGKYKDPIHIPANEAHVPGNLRTLSEFSTSEINYRLRNYLKFIFVREPFERLVSAYRNKFTRTYNTAFHKRYGTKIIERHRRDPSLEALEHGDDVTFEEFLYYLVDPQTQREEPFNEHWERVHSLCHPCIVQYDVVGKYETLEEDANYLLQLMGVGDSIKFPTSSKTTRTTDGMAAEFFKGINRFYQRRLFNLYKMDFLLFNYSIPHYLQIH, encoded by the coding sequence ATGCGTCGGGAGCTGCTGGCCAGCGCCTGCAAGACCTACACAAGGAAACGCCGTGTCCTCACTACCGATGACCTCAAACACTTGATTGTGGATGACACGCATGGGTTACTGTATTGTTATGTACCGAAGGTGGCATGCACCAACTGGAAAAGGGTTATGATGGTTCTCACTGGCCAAGGCAAGTATAAGGACCCTATACACATTCCAGCCAATGAGGCCCACGTTCCAGGTAACCTTCGCACCCTCTCAGAGTTCAGCACATCCGAGATCAATTACCGGCTCCGGAATTACCTCAAGTTCATCTTTGTAAGGGAGCCTTTTGAGAGGCTGGTCTCTGCTTACAGGAACAAATTTACTCGCACGTACAATACGGCCTTTCACAAGCGATACGGCACCAAAATAATAGAGCGACATCGCAGAGACCCTTCTCTTGAAGCACTTGAACATGGAGATGATGTCACATTTGAGGAATTCCTATATTACCTGGTAGACCCACAAACACAACGAGAAGAGCCATTCAATGAACACTGGGAGCGAGTACATTCCTTATGCCACCCATGCATTGTCCAGTATGACGTCGTGGGCAAATACGAAACTCTAGAAGAGGATGCCAACTACCTCCTGCAGCTGATGGGTGTAGGAGATTCCATTAAGTTTCCGACTTCTTCCAAAACCACAAGAACCACCGATGGGATGGCAGCAGAGTTCTTCAAGGGTATCAACCGCTTCTACCAACGCCGTCTGTTCAATCTCTATAAAATGGACTTTTTGCTCTTCAATTACAGTATTCCACATTACTTGCAGATACATTGA